In the genome of Coraliomargarita algicola, one region contains:
- a CDS encoding amidase family protein, with product MPGTNNNFEQWRLIAHDSPEQMAADFVEKYASLPPETARALLASTPDQDSLVQDIKNSCTQKDSPLSGVPYMLQDLFDVEELPTRCGAPFQDPFEAPLEDGSLLYHKLKSLGGILWGKTVPSEFGIDLRGRNLSFGDCPHADGLRYICGGGAGACAHAVSAGWVPLAFGLDSAAGIRIPAAFHGLFGFRMGNNDYARDGVFPIIPSLESVGWLTAQLEDLQTSIQAFYPTPTTPPQEAPFGYLLNDQSITLDADLKVNMMELTRHLDVDDNPEPNKGLCKAFRESSEAFATIECRELYSIHQYWIEEYRTRYPEHLLRRIEAGQICTVEKAEQAATVQQSIRETMAEFFQKYDYLIIPISPLATPDRASWNGQISNDLIRLNAPASLTFLPALILPFPCDEGRHSAIQLILNPRKLHLCTQILGQVRGFYG from the coding sequence ATGCCGGGCACCAACAACAATTTTGAGCAGTGGCGCTTGATCGCACATGACAGCCCCGAACAGATGGCCGCGGACTTCGTGGAAAAGTATGCATCGCTGCCCCCCGAGACAGCCCGCGCGTTGCTGGCCTCCACCCCCGACCAAGATTCGTTGGTTCAAGACATCAAAAACAGCTGCACTCAAAAAGACAGTCCTCTATCTGGCGTGCCATACATGTTGCAAGACCTCTTCGATGTGGAGGAACTGCCCACGCGCTGTGGCGCTCCCTTTCAAGATCCATTCGAAGCGCCCCTCGAAGACGGCAGCTTACTCTACCATAAACTCAAGAGTCTCGGCGGCATACTATGGGGCAAAACCGTGCCAAGCGAATTCGGCATCGACCTACGCGGTCGCAATCTGAGTTTCGGCGACTGCCCCCATGCCGATGGCTTACGCTATATCTGCGGAGGTGGCGCTGGCGCCTGTGCCCACGCTGTCAGCGCAGGATGGGTGCCACTTGCTTTCGGCCTAGATAGCGCGGCCGGCATTCGTATACCCGCCGCATTCCACGGACTGTTTGGATTTAGAATGGGCAACAACGACTACGCCCGGGATGGAGTCTTTCCCATCATCCCCTCACTCGAATCGGTCGGATGGCTCACTGCTCAACTCGAAGACCTACAGACGAGTATCCAAGCTTTCTATCCGACACCGACCACCCCTCCCCAAGAAGCGCCATTCGGCTACCTACTCAACGATCAAAGCATCACACTCGATGCCGACCTCAAGGTAAACATGATGGAGCTAACGCGGCATCTCGACGTCGACGACAATCCCGAGCCCAATAAAGGTCTGTGCAAAGCCTTCAGAGAATCAAGTGAAGCCTTCGCCACCATCGAGTGTCGTGAGCTCTACTCCATTCACCAATATTGGATCGAAGAATATCGAACACGCTACCCCGAGCACTTACTCCGACGCATCGAAGCCGGCCAAATCTGCACCGTCGAAAAAGCCGAACAGGCGGCTACAGTCCAGCAGAGTATTCGTGAAACAATGGCCGAGTTTTTTCAAAAGTATGACTATCTAATCATCCCCATCAGCCCCCTAGCAACACCCGATCGAGCCAGCTGGAACGGACAAATCAGCAACGACCTCATTCGTCTCAACGCCCCGGCCAGTCTCACGTTTCTGCCAGCACTCATCCTGCCTTTCCCTTGTGACGAAGGTCGCCATAGCGCGATACAACTGATTCTCAATCCACGCAAATTACACCTATGCACACAGATCTTAGGTCAGGTGCGTGGCTTTTATGGCTAA
- a CDS encoding LOG family protein: MTLPRECSRDEWPLKAYKNLDFLNSDPARNIRVLCEMTEPGLRFAEENVEDTIVLFGSARTKPLKLAEQQLATVQARIQDPENLTIEEARSLHQAKCAVQAAPYHEAAVQLAESLTKWSMSLPGEHQDRFLICSGGGPGIMEAANLGAHSAGGKSVGLGISLPFEQGVNDYIPEELKFEFHYFFVRKYWFVSMAKALIAFPGGFGTMDELFETLTLVQTKKIEKVPPIVLFGSEFWNDVVNFDALVKWGTISPEDVNLFKIIDSVEEAHDYIVQCLTERFLN; encoded by the coding sequence ATGACACTGCCCCGTGAATGTTCCCGCGATGAATGGCCGCTCAAGGCCTATAAAAACCTCGATTTTTTAAACAGCGATCCAGCCCGCAATATCCGCGTGCTCTGCGAAATGACCGAGCCCGGCCTACGCTTTGCCGAAGAAAATGTCGAAGACACCATCGTGCTCTTCGGCTCTGCGCGGACCAAGCCTCTGAAATTGGCCGAACAACAACTTGCAACGGTGCAAGCACGCATTCAGGACCCGGAGAATCTAACGATCGAAGAAGCTCGTAGCCTTCACCAAGCCAAGTGCGCCGTGCAAGCCGCGCCCTACCACGAAGCCGCCGTGCAGCTCGCCGAATCTTTAACCAAGTGGTCGATGAGCCTACCCGGTGAACACCAAGACCGCTTTTTAATCTGCTCAGGAGGCGGCCCCGGCATCATGGAAGCCGCCAACCTTGGCGCTCACTCTGCTGGCGGCAAATCAGTAGGCCTAGGCATCAGCCTCCCCTTCGAGCAAGGCGTCAACGACTACATCCCTGAAGAACTGAAATTTGAATTTCACTATTTCTTCGTACGTAAATACTGGTTCGTCTCAATGGCCAAAGCCCTCATTGCCTTTCCCGGTGGCTTCGGCACCATGGATGAACTGTTCGAAACACTCACTTTGGTGCAGACCAAAAAGATCGAAAAAGTACCACCGATCGTGCTGTTCGGTAGCGAGTTTTGGAACGACGTGGTCAACTTTGACGCCCTGGTAAAATGGGGCACCATTTCACCAGAAGACGTCAATCTATTTAAAATCATCGATTCCGTCGAAGAAGCACACGATTATATCGTGCAATGCCTAACCGAACGCTTCTTAAATTAG
- a CDS encoding YebC/PmpR family DNA-binding transcriptional regulator, producing MSGHSKWATIKRAKGAADAKRGKIFSVLSKDLTLAARDGGGDPAMNPRLRTVIAKAKAANMPSDNVERAIKKGTGELPGIVYEELVYEGYGAGGVGIIVEITTDNKNRSASEVRSTMTKNGGNLAGVGAVAFQFDRKGQVIIDSSKISEEALMDLALEAGAEDIKNEGTHFEVICPMSEYDTLSQALSEKEIETESSELAYVPNILVPIEDKETARKVLHLIEKLDDLEDVKAVHSNMDIAADLLDDEDA from the coding sequence ATGTCAGGACACAGTAAATGGGCCACAATTAAACGAGCGAAGGGCGCTGCGGATGCGAAGCGCGGTAAAATATTCAGTGTGTTGAGTAAAGACCTCACGCTGGCTGCACGCGATGGCGGCGGCGATCCGGCGATGAATCCGCGCTTGCGCACTGTGATCGCGAAGGCGAAAGCCGCGAATATGCCTTCGGATAACGTCGAGCGCGCGATTAAAAAAGGCACCGGTGAGCTGCCGGGCATTGTATACGAAGAACTGGTATACGAAGGCTATGGCGCGGGTGGCGTGGGAATTATTGTTGAAATCACCACCGACAACAAAAACCGTTCCGCCTCCGAAGTGCGCAGCACGATGACTAAAAACGGGGGTAACCTCGCTGGAGTGGGCGCGGTGGCTTTCCAGTTTGATCGTAAGGGGCAGGTGATTATCGACTCCAGCAAGATCAGTGAGGAGGCCTTGATGGATCTCGCATTGGAAGCAGGCGCGGAAGATATTAAAAACGAAGGTACGCACTTCGAGGTGATTTGTCCGATGTCCGAATACGATACGCTCTCGCAGGCACTCAGTGAGAAAGAAATCGAGACCGAATCCTCCGAGCTCGCCTATGTGCCCAATATATTAGTGCCTATCGAAGATAAGGAGACTGCGCGTAAAGTGCTGCATCTGATCGAAAAGCTGGATGACCTGGAGGATGTGAAAGCCGTCCACTCCAATATGGATATCGCAGCAGATTTGCTTGACGATGAGGATGCGTAA
- a CDS encoding thioredoxin domain-containing protein, which yields MSNRLADESSLYLQQHASNPVDWYPWGEDALRAAEESGKPLLVSIGYSACHWCHVMAHECFEDEYIAGIMNKHFICVKVDREERPDVDQVYMEAVQMIQQQGGWPLNVFCLPDGRPFFGGTYFPPEDRGQGLIPWPQMCMRIADFYKRSKDELIENAEAIQKNILAGTQAASTGGASGGWHSDLLIEAAVGICGNHDDQYGGFGSAPKFPPSMSLNFLRALRPQAQPELAKRIDDISHITLRAMAHGGLFDQFGGGFARYSVDAHWLIPHFEKMLYDNALLIDAYTRGWLDTQDPLYAAVVAETIGWLEREMSAPGGGFYAALDADSEGEEGRYYVWTPEQVDSVLGPSLAREVRAAYNITAEGNFEHGNSNPALVEPDFAVREKLADARRLLREHREAERVSPGRDTKVSTAWNAMIIRALADAGFYFNRPEWTQRARNAADFLWDALVTESDEGIQLKAVYYETGGAQVDGFLHDYALLGEACLALASKIDWVEPGASAIYQARAQTCLDQALQAFTDAHSVGYYFTAEGTATPVARRKEWFDNATPSGNSVMLHALSGLYALTGEGRYAAEFEATLPAFADYARKVAAGVAHGLEAAATQQAGIVVIKVGQGVELAAVRDGLAAQPWRRTFIQQSVDLPAKQLQVCLGTQCLAPTEDLAKAIASI from the coding sequence ATGTCAAACCGACTTGCAGACGAAAGCAGCCTTTATTTGCAACAACACGCCTCTAATCCCGTGGATTGGTATCCTTGGGGCGAGGATGCACTACGGGCTGCGGAGGAATCTGGTAAGCCTTTGCTGGTTTCCATCGGCTACTCGGCTTGTCATTGGTGCCACGTGATGGCCCACGAGTGTTTCGAGGACGAATACATCGCTGGCATTATGAATAAGCACTTCATCTGCGTGAAGGTCGACCGCGAGGAGCGACCCGATGTGGATCAAGTTTACATGGAAGCGGTGCAAATGATTCAACAGCAGGGCGGTTGGCCGCTCAATGTCTTTTGCTTGCCCGACGGACGCCCCTTCTTTGGCGGCACTTATTTCCCCCCGGAAGATCGGGGGCAGGGGCTCATTCCTTGGCCTCAAATGTGCATGCGCATCGCCGACTTTTATAAGCGCTCCAAGGATGAGCTGATTGAAAACGCGGAAGCCATTCAAAAGAATATTCTGGCGGGCACTCAAGCGGCCAGCACGGGCGGTGCCTCCGGTGGGTGGCATTCGGATTTATTGATCGAGGCAGCCGTCGGCATCTGCGGCAATCACGACGATCAATACGGAGGCTTCGGCAGTGCGCCGAAATTCCCACCTTCGATGTCGCTTAATTTCCTGCGTGCTCTGAGGCCGCAGGCTCAGCCAGAGCTGGCTAAGCGCATCGACGATATCAGCCATATCACGCTGCGCGCCATGGCGCATGGTGGGTTGTTCGATCAATTTGGCGGCGGTTTCGCCCGCTATAGTGTCGATGCGCATTGGCTGATCCCGCACTTCGAGAAGATGCTCTATGATAATGCGCTGCTAATTGACGCCTACACACGTGGTTGGCTGGATACGCAGGACCCACTCTATGCTGCGGTGGTCGCAGAGACCATTGGCTGGCTGGAGCGGGAAATGTCGGCGCCGGGGGGTGGTTTTTATGCCGCACTCGATGCAGACAGTGAGGGCGAAGAAGGGCGTTACTATGTCTGGACGCCCGAGCAGGTCGACTCTGTGCTGGGGCCATCGCTGGCTCGCGAAGTGCGCGCCGCGTATAACATCACCGCCGAAGGCAACTTCGAGCATGGCAACAGTAATCCCGCACTGGTGGAGCCCGACTTTGCGGTGCGCGAAAAACTTGCCGATGCTCGCCGCCTACTGCGTGAGCATCGCGAGGCCGAACGTGTGTCGCCGGGGAGAGACACCAAGGTGAGCACCGCGTGGAATGCCATGATCATTCGTGCGCTTGCCGACGCGGGGTTTTATTTTAATCGCCCCGAATGGACGCAGCGCGCCCGCAATGCTGCTGATTTTCTATGGGATGCACTGGTCACAGAAAGCGACGAGGGCATTCAGCTCAAAGCGGTCTATTATGAAACCGGCGGTGCTCAGGTCGATGGTTTCTTGCACGACTACGCGCTGTTGGGCGAAGCTTGTCTGGCGCTGGCGTCCAAAATCGATTGGGTTGAGCCTGGCGCCTCTGCCATATACCAAGCCCGTGCGCAGACCTGTTTGGATCAAGCGTTGCAAGCGTTTACGGATGCGCATTCGGTCGGTTATTATTTCACCGCCGAGGGCACGGCGACTCCTGTGGCTCGCCGTAAAGAGTGGTTTGATAATGCGACACCGTCCGGCAATTCTGTGATGCTGCATGCGTTGAGCGGGCTCTACGCCTTGACTGGTGAGGGGCGCTACGCCGCTGAGTTTGAGGCGACCTTGCCCGCTTTTGCCGATTACGCGCGCAAAGTCGCCGCTGGTGTCGCGCATGGCCTCGAAGCTGCCGCGACTCAGCAGGCGGGTATCGTCGTGATTAAAGTCGGGCAGGGGGTGGAGCTCGCCGCTGTGCGCGACGGCCTCGCCGCGCAG
- the mutL gene encoding DNA mismatch repair endonuclease MutL has translation MSSIRILSDRVANQIAAGEVIERPVAVVKELVENSIDAGATRIEVEFRNGGKSYIRIEDNGKGMSPDEALLSLERHATSKIREAVDLNEVSSFGFRGEALPSIASVSRFTLRTRAEGWEHGTEIKINGGKMLEKKACGMPVGTVIEVAQLFNSVPARRKFLKTDPTETAHITYNTRLFAVAHPKVAFRVLEGGRTVFQSPACENLRDRVAEIWGRSLADDLLPVDVSDPKTGYRLTGLTAKPGVGRSTRRELVTLVNRRPVDSRTLGFAVLDAYHGRIQKGRYPPAFLFLEIQPQEVDVNVHPAKREVRFRNDGAIRRFVLGAITETLAAATEAQRPQAEAPKPDTEPEANPEAVETATPSSASVKVVESFRPTSPQTSPQASPAPQAAPASPPPAPTRTPKPSPVSIPSSSPQKAPQPRPQTPPQPQPAATVSRTDAAAPQSVPTWRLITLLKKQYGLFDTPRGLVMLHLRHADQRVRFERILESYKKSAPPSQGLLIPHPVELEPLASEALLAHLDLVNAQGFHIEEFGRHFYRIEAVPAWLEPEQAEAFVRDMVDLLRQRGGSRKQSELVWEAVAKLAVQGSYRRSDGMSEAAVQQLAEALLSCDTPHTSPFGKPTFSEISWGEWERRFGKE, from the coding sequence ATGTCATCAATCCGCATATTATCCGACCGTGTTGCCAACCAAATCGCCGCTGGCGAAGTCATCGAGCGCCCGGTCGCCGTGGTCAAAGAACTGGTGGAAAACAGTATCGATGCTGGGGCCACGCGTATCGAAGTCGAATTTCGTAACGGCGGAAAATCCTACATTCGCATCGAGGACAATGGCAAAGGCATGAGCCCGGACGAAGCGCTGCTCTCACTGGAACGGCATGCCACCAGTAAAATACGCGAAGCGGTGGATCTAAACGAAGTGTCGAGCTTCGGCTTTCGCGGCGAAGCACTTCCTTCGATCGCATCGGTATCACGCTTCACCCTGCGCACCCGCGCCGAAGGCTGGGAACACGGCACCGAGATCAAAATCAATGGCGGCAAGATGCTGGAAAAAAAAGCCTGCGGCATGCCAGTAGGCACCGTGATCGAAGTGGCACAGTTATTTAACTCCGTGCCCGCACGACGTAAGTTCTTAAAAACCGATCCCACCGAGACCGCGCACATCACCTACAACACACGGCTCTTTGCGGTGGCGCATCCCAAAGTCGCCTTCCGTGTGCTGGAAGGTGGCCGCACCGTTTTTCAATCCCCCGCCTGTGAAAACCTGCGCGACCGCGTGGCGGAAATCTGGGGGCGCAGCTTGGCCGACGATCTGCTCCCCGTCGATGTATCCGACCCCAAAACGGGCTATCGACTGACGGGCCTGACAGCCAAACCCGGTGTCGGACGCTCCACACGCCGCGAACTAGTCACCCTGGTAAATCGCCGCCCAGTGGACAGCCGCACGCTTGGCTTTGCCGTATTGGACGCCTACCACGGACGCATTCAGAAGGGGCGCTACCCGCCTGCATTTTTATTTTTAGAAATTCAACCACAGGAAGTGGACGTCAACGTACACCCTGCCAAACGTGAGGTGCGCTTCCGAAATGATGGCGCAATCCGCCGCTTCGTGCTGGGTGCGATTACCGAGACACTGGCTGCCGCAACTGAAGCACAACGCCCGCAAGCCGAAGCACCTAAGCCTGATACCGAGCCCGAGGCCAATCCGGAAGCAGTCGAAACCGCCACGCCCAGCTCGGCCAGCGTCAAGGTAGTCGAATCTTTTCGCCCCACGAGCCCCCAAACCTCGCCCCAAGCGAGCCCAGCTCCCCAAGCCGCCCCTGCCTCGCCCCCTCCAGCGCCGACGCGGACTCCGAAACCAAGCCCCGTGAGCATTCCGAGCTCGTCGCCTCAAAAAGCGCCTCAACCTCGCCCACAGACACCGCCGCAACCACAGCCCGCCGCGACAGTCAGCAGGACCGACGCGGCGGCGCCCCAATCCGTGCCGACCTGGCGTCTAATCACACTACTCAAAAAGCAATATGGGCTCTTCGACACACCGCGCGGCCTCGTGATGCTACACTTACGGCATGCGGACCAGCGCGTACGCTTTGAACGCATCCTGGAAAGCTACAAGAAGAGCGCCCCCCCGAGTCAGGGGCTATTGATTCCACATCCTGTCGAGCTCGAACCCTTAGCCTCGGAGGCACTGCTCGCACACTTGGACTTAGTCAATGCACAAGGCTTTCACATCGAAGAATTTGGACGTCACTTTTATCGCATTGAGGCCGTGCCCGCATGGCTGGAGCCCGAACAAGCCGAAGCCTTTGTCCGCGACATGGTCGACTTACTGCGCCAACGGGGCGGCTCCCGCAAGCAAAGCGAGTTGGTCTGGGAGGCCGTAGCCAAACTGGCCGTGCAGGGCAGCTACCGCCGCAGCGATGGCATGAGTGAAGCCGCGGTGCAACAGCTGGCAGAAGCCCTACTCAGTTGTGACACGCCCCACACTTCTCCTTTTGGCAAGCCGACTTTTAGCGAAATCAGCTGGGGCGAATGGGAGCGCCGCTTCGGTAAAGAATAA
- the yidC gene encoding membrane protein insertase YidC yields MDKKNTILGVVCIAAGIGFMFWQSQQIEQQRIEQLQQAETLEAPAGESTTPADAKIESADADWKSSQAKLSSGAVADLFEEAEAAVALPDAPVLEEQTVSLANEFIEAVFTTRGGAIKTVDFLQTKRGERDDYVFNQGGYLPALSLSYQASDESMREFALDYRIEQQTSDSITFVLDQGEGMVIRRSYRIAATGSEAEPYVIEHSTVFENKSGVAINPRTIYFNLGTARSISASKQSANYLNVGHYNGEDADFVPITKLSGGNGVMGIGASQPKDQLEIQDRIEWASVKNQFFASVLSSETLGDDLYIYKVPASADSDAPSSHQGISGSVGYEVGTLAAGESKTMDFQFFIGPKEFKRLQALGNEQDLVMQFGFFGFFSKLLLSFMYAIHSVIPSWGWSIVIMTICIKTLFWPLTSKASKSQKRMAKIQAPMAELKEKYKDNPQKIQQETLKLFKEHQVNPVAGCLPMIIQMPIFLGLFYMLRTASELRHEPFLWVADLSLPDTQFEIGGFPINILPMIMGVTMYLQMSMMPVSPTADPMQQKIFKFLPFVFLIFLYNFASGLVVYWTVQNILTIVQQKIINSRPDEELKPAAATVAAKSSGKGGAARTKSKRK; encoded by the coding sequence ATGGATAAAAAGAATACAATTTTAGGCGTTGTCTGCATTGCGGCCGGTATCGGCTTCATGTTTTGGCAGAGCCAGCAAATCGAACAACAGCGCATTGAGCAGTTGCAACAGGCGGAAACGCTGGAAGCACCTGCCGGGGAGTCGACGACCCCCGCAGATGCCAAAATTGAATCGGCCGATGCTGATTGGAAGTCGTCGCAAGCGAAGTTGAGCTCTGGCGCAGTGGCCGACCTGTTCGAGGAGGCGGAAGCGGCCGTGGCCTTGCCCGATGCGCCGGTGTTGGAAGAGCAGACGGTGAGTCTGGCCAATGAATTTATCGAAGCAGTCTTCACCACGCGTGGGGGAGCGATTAAGACGGTCGACTTCTTGCAGACCAAGCGTGGCGAACGTGACGACTACGTCTTTAACCAAGGGGGGTATTTACCCGCGCTGAGTCTGAGTTATCAGGCCAGTGATGAAAGCATGCGTGAATTTGCGCTCGATTATCGGATTGAGCAGCAGACCTCCGATTCCATCACTTTCGTTCTCGATCAGGGGGAAGGCATGGTGATTCGCCGTAGCTATCGTATCGCAGCGACGGGTTCGGAGGCGGAGCCTTATGTGATCGAGCACAGCACTGTGTTTGAGAATAAGTCAGGCGTCGCGATCAACCCACGCACGATTTATTTCAACCTAGGCACCGCGCGTTCTATTTCTGCGAGTAAGCAGAGTGCGAACTATCTCAATGTGGGGCATTACAATGGTGAGGATGCTGATTTTGTGCCGATCACCAAGCTGAGTGGCGGCAATGGAGTTATGGGGATCGGTGCCAGCCAGCCCAAGGATCAGCTGGAGATTCAGGATCGAATCGAATGGGCGTCTGTTAAGAACCAGTTCTTTGCCAGTGTGCTTTCCTCGGAGACTCTGGGCGATGATCTTTATATTTACAAAGTGCCTGCATCGGCCGACAGCGATGCTCCCAGTAGCCATCAGGGCATTTCCGGTAGTGTTGGCTACGAAGTGGGCACTTTGGCTGCGGGCGAGTCGAAGACGATGGACTTTCAGTTCTTTATCGGGCCTAAGGAGTTTAAGCGTCTGCAGGCACTGGGCAATGAGCAGGACCTTGTCATGCAGTTCGGCTTTTTCGGCTTTTTCAGTAAGCTGCTATTGTCCTTTATGTATGCGATCCATTCGGTTATTCCAAGCTGGGGTTGGTCCATTGTGATTATGACGATCTGCATTAAGACGCTCTTCTGGCCTTTGACCTCTAAGGCCAGTAAGTCGCAGAAGCGGATGGCCAAGATCCAGGCACCGATGGCGGAGCTGAAGGAAAAGTATAAGGACAATCCGCAGAAGATTCAGCAAGAGACGCTCAAGCTCTTTAAGGAGCATCAAGTGAATCCGGTGGCAGGTTGCTTGCCTATGATCATTCAGATGCCGATCTTTCTGGGGCTGTTCTACATGCTGCGCACTGCTTCTGAATTACGCCATGAGCCATTTCTGTGGGTGGCGGACCTTTCGCTGCCAGATACGCAGTTCGAAATTGGCGGCTTTCCGATCAATATTTTGCCCATGATCATGGGGGTGACGATGTATCTGCAAATGAGTATGATGCCAGTTTCGCCGACTGCAGATCCCATGCAGCAAAAGATCTTTAAGTTTCTACCTTTTGTCTTTTTGATCTTTCTCTACAACTTTGCTTCCGGCCTGGTGGTTTACTGGACGGTGCAAAACATTCTTACAATTGTGCAGCAAAAGATCATTAACAGTCGCCCCGATGAGGAGTTAAAGCCCGCCGCTGCGACAGTTGCCGCTAAGTCAAGCGGTAAAGGAGGTGCAGCTCGCACCAAGTCGAAACGAAAATAG
- a CDS encoding KpsF/GutQ family sugar-phosphate isomerase, giving the protein MSKSNQNSLETGREAMRAEATAIEMAAARLDASFTAAVDIILSAPSKLVICGIGKSGHIGAKLAATFSSSGTPSVFLHAAEAIHGDLGVYQPGDPTVVLSKSGSTAEVLRLLPFFRKFKSPVIAIVGNVDSPIAEAADVVIDASVEKEADPLNLMPTSSSTVSLAIGDALAAALVKARDFTAEEFATFHPGGQLGRNLLMTVREVMHPVERVACAQAEETLREVVIRMTRAPLGAACVVSASGVLEGIITDGDIRRILSDDGDILAKKVGECMTASPISTHLGMSLGEAVRVMEDRPSQISVLPVVDQVDGKCVGLLRLHDVYQPSFS; this is encoded by the coding sequence ATGTCCAAATCAAATCAGAATAGCTTGGAAACCGGTCGCGAGGCCATGCGTGCGGAAGCCACTGCCATTGAAATGGCGGCCGCTCGCCTAGATGCTTCCTTCACTGCCGCTGTCGATATTATTTTGTCTGCGCCGAGTAAGCTTGTGATCTGTGGGATCGGGAAGTCCGGTCACATCGGTGCGAAGCTTGCCGCGACTTTTTCCAGTAGTGGGACGCCCTCGGTCTTTTTGCATGCTGCTGAAGCGATTCATGGGGATCTTGGCGTCTATCAACCGGGGGACCCGACAGTGGTGCTTTCCAAGAGTGGCAGCACCGCCGAGGTGCTGCGCTTGTTACCTTTCTTTCGCAAATTTAAGTCCCCTGTGATTGCGATCGTGGGCAATGTGGATTCACCGATCGCCGAGGCGGCGGATGTTGTGATTGATGCCAGTGTGGAGAAAGAAGCGGACCCTCTGAATCTTATGCCGACTTCCAGCTCGACTGTGAGCTTGGCGATTGGAGACGCACTGGCCGCTGCGCTGGTCAAGGCGCGCGATTTTACGGCTGAGGAGTTTGCCACATTTCATCCGGGCGGTCAGTTGGGGCGCAATTTGTTAATGACCGTTCGGGAGGTCATGCACCCCGTCGAGCGAGTCGCTTGTGCGCAGGCCGAGGAGACTTTGCGTGAGGTGGTGATCCGTATGACCCGGGCACCTTTGGGTGCCGCCTGTGTGGTTTCGGCATCAGGCGTTTTGGAGGGCATTATCACCGACGGCGACATTCGACGGATCCTTTCGGATGACGGCGACATTTTAGCCAAAAAAGTCGGCGAGTGCATGACGGCTTCGCCCATTTCCACGCATCTCGGTATGAGCCTTGGCGAAGCCGTGCGGGTGATGGAAGATCGGCCGTCGCAGATTTCGGTGCTGCCAGTCGTCGATCAGGTGGACGGTAAATGTGTCGGCTTATTGCGCTTGCATGATGTATATCAGCCTAGCTTTTCTTAG